In one Dermacentor albipictus isolate Rhodes 1998 colony unplaced genomic scaffold, USDA_Dalb.pri_finalv2 scaffold_11, whole genome shotgun sequence genomic region, the following are encoded:
- the LOC139051254 gene encoding uncharacterized protein isoform X2: MPQAHQYPQWVRVIVVSKRDVSPVHESSAFLELIDASARYPTALFQGTWSDLRAFDACIETVPRDRNGGEVARGQYCNAYVKMANDTSFFDEVLPNFIIAHERSLKELPRSL, translated from the exons ATGCCGCAAGCCCACCAGTACCCCCAGTGGGTACGCGTCATCGTTGTGAGCAAACGCGACGTGTCACCCGTCCATGAGTCGTCGGCATTCCTGGAAC TGATCGACGCTAGCGCCAGGTACCCGACGGCGCTGTTCCAGGGCACGTGGTCCGACCTGCGCGCCTTCGACGCGTGCATCGAGACCGTGCCCCGCGACCGGAACGGCGGCGAAGTGGCGCGCGGCCAGTACTGCAACGCCTACGTCAAGATGGCCAATGACACGTCATTCTTCGACGAGGTGCTGCCTAACTTCATCATAGCCCACGAGCGT